From Amyelois transitella isolate CPQ chromosome 4, ilAmyTran1.1, whole genome shotgun sequence, one genomic window encodes:
- the LOC106129355 gene encoding uncharacterized protein C1orf131 homolog yields the protein MSIIIPTKAALALKNAQSNFQFVKFESHKPKKKDLDAKITDSKNEDNQFSKKDVDLKKIRHEVVKFGMSGFDATKKEEAKIALAVSLGAKPPKREYLNYKDLMKKRKEEKQKAQEQKQQMMSKSVLQGVTKKKNKINKNNDVGHFLSSYGKVQKKDLMKNDNSNPKKSKKKKKLI from the exons ATGTCTATTATAATACCAACTAAAGCTGCCCTTGCCTTGAAAAATGCTCAAAGTAATTTCCAGTTTGTAAAATTCGAATCGCACAAACCAAAAAAGAAAGACTTAGATGCTAAAATAACAGATTCAAAAAATGAGGATAATCAATTCTCGAAAAAGGATGtagatcttaaaaaaattcgcCATGAAGTTGTTAAGTTTGGAATGTCTGGATTTGATGCCACCAAGAAAGAGGAAGCCAAAATTGCATTGGCAGTGAGTCTAG GTGCCAAACCACCCAAAAGAGAGTATCTCAATTACAAAGATTTGATGAAAAAGAGgaaagaagaaaaacaaaaagcaCAGGAGCAGAAGCAGCAGATGATGTCTAAAAGTGTTTTACAGGGTGTGactaagaagaaaaataaaataaacaaaaacaatgatGTAGGACACTTCCTCAGTAGCTATGGAAAG GTCCAAAAGAAGGATTTGATGAAGAATGACAACAGCAATCCTAAAAAGagtaaaaagaagaagaagttaaTATAA
- the LOC106129383 gene encoding hybrid signal transduction histidine kinase A isoform X2 — MTYTTSLTNEEQRFEYSKFKKMDSSSEAMELRRELDAVRSALQQQSESVLKQRHQLVEAGQALAARDKQAVQERRLRQDQLALVLRSLVLLESRLTREQRQIHVALKQKEKIIKTQQEEISKLKARKSYCSNCQQLLGFTSEQTNIETDPEFQSLESTDSRFQNTFVRSNSYRERNSPPVFQKNTRLSKSFQLPKHEIVYGNTSSSEEGNNISVCSKGTFVKNKQAFSRRDVFRRSRKYSGRKNSAQKSTIQANHSSSAEECVGMSYQVNNDDNEMTANQIAQYIRRASEKIDQIIGEAVKTDDHNSVSDSEKTYSTKIEKLHGIKRQASDEIKANRQQFLNNVLNEESNEKPWYCNVSDPEQDMDCHIGILNTSKSKSTDNLLDSDFNINKRHIHSVSAKNEVLCNNILKNSSSSRFNTDFDDRNNNNQTGLHKPSINEINENWYASTSDADDTPSNEIYKNNPVLECVNQILLQNSLDDSSNDNSKSSETPSPKTSTKRVQFSTLNSITYDDKVRSNGNSHTLPRSEKRVNKIVKFSLETASEHSYEVPNTAQGFQYEIQSIYSNEYEPIITKSDELKPVPSTRQISPNDIPSIPKIRGSIVKNLAANIENRNSIERTDNDLGSMKIFNKRKVPRTPPALPPKPKNLSAKWKAENTVKPSRESLDSEAVAANQRVADVKLRKVGQVATVNNVEPDYCSISEINVPVVSNGKRELLLTQPTVEIHNEQYPIHAVSQKNSVAKVVSLPRIQNKISDKDIPKLPQVTEIIIPDEDDKPNQEQLFQHTTDSYLTNFNIHSLQPKLDPRASIQMGNTVSSILSEINKGGKSGNKQINLTDLDHQFNHGSEKTQTPNAELNKAEYFDDMDKFDLSQNFEEFKIDDELTSIVAEEYRISSGSSDGSDDVVTEHLRTNVPDKNDQQKTVINNDNGNNENFLEPESALNKASAKNLKLSNKPDLLSNIENLETESVRNSDIESSNSSGSNSGSYNTVKCEPRMILNNNSENNVNKTKGPFDFFLETSGLSTKSIFTPSKNGIRPPRPPSANHKNVLKPKDIKMRVKNPVTTNKINEKPMLTAIKYFEPYV, encoded by the exons ATGACATATACGACGAGCTTAACGAACGAAGAACAACGTTttgaatattcaaaatttaaaaag atGGATAGCAGTTCTGAGGCGATGGAGTTACGACGGGAACTTGACGCTGTGAGGAGTGCGCTGCAGCAGCAGTCTGAATCCGTTCTGAAGCAAAGACACCAGCTCGTGGAAGCAGGGCAGGCCCTCGCAGCACGAGATAAGCAAGCAGTTCAAGAACGGCGACTTAGACAAGACCAGCTTGCTCTAGTTTTACGCTCACTAGTCCTACTGGAATCACGACTTACGCGTGAGCAGAGGCAGATACATGTTGCTTTaaagcaaaaagaaaaaattatcaaaaccCAACAAGAAGAAATAAGTAAACTGAAAGCAAGAAAGTCTTACTGCAGCAATTGTCAACAGTTACTCGGCTTCACTAGCGAACAAACCAACATTGAGACTGACCCGGAATTTCAGAGCTTGGAAAGCACTGACTCCAGGTTCCAGAACACATTTGTAAGGAGTAACAGTTATCGCGAAAGAAATTCACCACCggttttccaaaaaaatactAGGCTTAGTAAAAGTTTCCAGTTGCCTAAACATGAAATCGTTTATGGAAATACTAGTTCAAGCGAAGAAGGAAATAATATCAGTGTCTGCAGCAAAGGTACTTTCGTCAAAAACAAACAAGCCTTCAGCAGACGCGATGTTTTCCGGAGATCCAGGAAATATTCAGGAAGAAAGAATAGTGCACAGAAAAGCACAATCCAAGCTAATCATAGCAGCAGCGCTGAAGAATGCGTGGGGATGAGTTATCAAGTGAACAATGATGATAATGAGATGACAGCAAATCAAATCGCTCAATACATAAGAAGAGCGTCAGAAAAAATTGATCAAATTATTGGAGAAGCTGTCAAAACTGATGACCATAATTCTGTTAGTGACTCAGAAAAGACTTACTCAACCAAAATCGAAAAATTACATGGAATCAAAAGACAAGCTTCAGATGAAATAAAAGCTAATAGGCAACAGTTTCTCAACAATGTTTTAAACGAAGAAAGCAATGAGAAACCTTGGTACTGTAATGTCAGTGATCCTGAACAAGATATGGACTGCCACATAGGAATACTAAACACCTCAAAATCTAAATCGACTGATAATCTTTTGGACTCAGACTTCAACATAAATAAGAGGCACATACACAGTGTATCGGCAAAAAATGAAGTGCTTTGcaataatatattgaaaaatagttCTAGTAGTAGATTCAACACAGACTTTGATGacagaaataataacaatCAGACAGGATTGCACAAACCAagtataaatgaaattaatgaaaactgGTATGCAAGCACCAGCGATGCTGATGACACACCTTCAaacgaaatatataaaaataatccagtTCTAGAATGTGTTAATCAAATACTATTACAAAATTCTTTGGACGACAGCAGTAATGACAATTCGAAGTCTAGCGAAACGCCAAGTCCTAAGACATCAACTAAACGAGTCCAGTTTTCAACTCTAAATAGCATCACGTACGATGATAAAGTGAGATCTAATGGTAACAGCCATACTTTACCTCGTTCTGAAAAGAGAGTAAACAAAATTGTCAAATTCAGCTTGGAGACAGCGTCGGAACATAGCTATGAAGTACCGAACACAGCCCAAGGCTTTCAGTATGAAATACAAAGTATTTACAGCAATGAGTATGAAccaataattacaaaaagtgATGAATTGAAACCTGTGCCATCTACTCGACAAATATCACCAAATGATATACCGAGCATTCCTAAGATCAGAGGCTCTATAGTTAAAAACTTAGCGGCAAACATAGAGAATCGAAATAGCATAGAGAGAACTGATAATGATCTCGGCTCTATGAAAATATTCAACAAAAGAAAAGTGCCACGAACTCCTCCTGCACTGCCCCCGAAACCAAAGAATCTATCAGCAAAATGGAAAGCTGAAAACACTGTCAAACCATCGAGAGAATCATTAGACTCTGAAGCCGTTGCGGCTAATCAACGGGTTGCAGATGTTAAGTTGAGAAAAGTGGGACAAGTAGCAACTGTTAATAATGTAGAACCAGACTACTGCTCCATTTCAGAGATAAATGTTCCAGTAGTCAGTAATGGTAAAAGAGAGTTGCTACTCACACAGCCAACGGTAGAGATTCATAATGAACAATACCCAATCCATGCAGTAAGTCAAAAGAATAGTGTGGCTAAGGTTGTATCCTTGCCACGAATTCAAAACAAGATCAGTGACAAGGACATTCCAAAACTTCCTCAAGTCACTGAAATCATCATACCAGATGAAGATGATAAACCTAATCAAGAACAACTATTTCAGCATACTACAGACAGTTACTTGACAAACTTCAATATTCACTCTCTGCAACCGAAATTGGACCCTCGTGCTTCAATCCAAATGGGAAATACAGTGTCTTCCATCCtatcagaaataaataaaggaggCAAAAGTGGCAATAAGCAAATCAACTTGACTGATCTCGACCATCAGTTCAATCATGGGTCGGAAAAGACACAAACTCCAAATGCTGAGTTGAATAAAGCTGAGTATTTCGATGATATGGATAAGTTTGATTTGTCACAAAATTTTGAAGAATTCAAAATAGACGACGAACTCACCAGCATCGTTGCTGAGGAGTATCGGATCAGCTCCGGAAGTAGCGATGGTTCTGATGACGTAGTAACAGAACACTTACGCACCAATGTACCTGATAAAAATGATCAACAGAAAACTGTTATCAACAATGACAATGGAAATAATGAGAATTTTCTTGAACCAGAAAGTGCCTTAAACAAAGCGTCagcaaaaaacttaaaactatcAAATAAACCTGATCTCCTTTCAAACATAGAGAATTTAGAGACTGAATCTGTGAGAAATTCTGACATAGAGTCCAGCAACTCCTCTGGAAGCAACAGTGGGTCGTATAACACAGTGAAGTGCGAGCCCAGAatgattttgaataataattccGAAAATAATGTGAATAAGACTAAAGGCCCTTTCGACTTCTTCCTTGAGACATCTGGTCTTAGTACTAAGTCTATATTTACGCCAAGTAAAAATGGTATCAGGCCGCCTAGGCCACCCAGTGCTAACCACAAGAATGTGTTAAAACCTAAAGATATCAAGATGAGAGTAAAAAATCCAGTTACAACGAACAAAATCAACGAAAAGCCGATGTTGACAGCTATTAAATATTTCGAACCCtatgtttaa
- the LOC106129383 gene encoding hybrid signal transduction histidine kinase A isoform X1, translating to MKFSSGSSSSSLASDSLSRKSTLCIYTDVVDAPALQPHVERMDSSSEAMELRRELDAVRSALQQQSESVLKQRHQLVEAGQALAARDKQAVQERRLRQDQLALVLRSLVLLESRLTREQRQIHVALKQKEKIIKTQQEEISKLKARKSYCSNCQQLLGFTSEQTNIETDPEFQSLESTDSRFQNTFVRSNSYRERNSPPVFQKNTRLSKSFQLPKHEIVYGNTSSSEEGNNISVCSKGTFVKNKQAFSRRDVFRRSRKYSGRKNSAQKSTIQANHSSSAEECVGMSYQVNNDDNEMTANQIAQYIRRASEKIDQIIGEAVKTDDHNSVSDSEKTYSTKIEKLHGIKRQASDEIKANRQQFLNNVLNEESNEKPWYCNVSDPEQDMDCHIGILNTSKSKSTDNLLDSDFNINKRHIHSVSAKNEVLCNNILKNSSSSRFNTDFDDRNNNNQTGLHKPSINEINENWYASTSDADDTPSNEIYKNNPVLECVNQILLQNSLDDSSNDNSKSSETPSPKTSTKRVQFSTLNSITYDDKVRSNGNSHTLPRSEKRVNKIVKFSLETASEHSYEVPNTAQGFQYEIQSIYSNEYEPIITKSDELKPVPSTRQISPNDIPSIPKIRGSIVKNLAANIENRNSIERTDNDLGSMKIFNKRKVPRTPPALPPKPKNLSAKWKAENTVKPSRESLDSEAVAANQRVADVKLRKVGQVATVNNVEPDYCSISEINVPVVSNGKRELLLTQPTVEIHNEQYPIHAVSQKNSVAKVVSLPRIQNKISDKDIPKLPQVTEIIIPDEDDKPNQEQLFQHTTDSYLTNFNIHSLQPKLDPRASIQMGNTVSSILSEINKGGKSGNKQINLTDLDHQFNHGSEKTQTPNAELNKAEYFDDMDKFDLSQNFEEFKIDDELTSIVAEEYRISSGSSDGSDDVVTEHLRTNVPDKNDQQKTVINNDNGNNENFLEPESALNKASAKNLKLSNKPDLLSNIENLETESVRNSDIESSNSSGSNSGSYNTVKCEPRMILNNNSENNVNKTKGPFDFFLETSGLSTKSIFTPSKNGIRPPRPPSANHKNVLKPKDIKMRVKNPVTTNKINEKPMLTAIKYFEPYV from the coding sequence atGGATAGCAGTTCTGAGGCGATGGAGTTACGACGGGAACTTGACGCTGTGAGGAGTGCGCTGCAGCAGCAGTCTGAATCCGTTCTGAAGCAAAGACACCAGCTCGTGGAAGCAGGGCAGGCCCTCGCAGCACGAGATAAGCAAGCAGTTCAAGAACGGCGACTTAGACAAGACCAGCTTGCTCTAGTTTTACGCTCACTAGTCCTACTGGAATCACGACTTACGCGTGAGCAGAGGCAGATACATGTTGCTTTaaagcaaaaagaaaaaattatcaaaaccCAACAAGAAGAAATAAGTAAACTGAAAGCAAGAAAGTCTTACTGCAGCAATTGTCAACAGTTACTCGGCTTCACTAGCGAACAAACCAACATTGAGACTGACCCGGAATTTCAGAGCTTGGAAAGCACTGACTCCAGGTTCCAGAACACATTTGTAAGGAGTAACAGTTATCGCGAAAGAAATTCACCACCggttttccaaaaaaatactAGGCTTAGTAAAAGTTTCCAGTTGCCTAAACATGAAATCGTTTATGGAAATACTAGTTCAAGCGAAGAAGGAAATAATATCAGTGTCTGCAGCAAAGGTACTTTCGTCAAAAACAAACAAGCCTTCAGCAGACGCGATGTTTTCCGGAGATCCAGGAAATATTCAGGAAGAAAGAATAGTGCACAGAAAAGCACAATCCAAGCTAATCATAGCAGCAGCGCTGAAGAATGCGTGGGGATGAGTTATCAAGTGAACAATGATGATAATGAGATGACAGCAAATCAAATCGCTCAATACATAAGAAGAGCGTCAGAAAAAATTGATCAAATTATTGGAGAAGCTGTCAAAACTGATGACCATAATTCTGTTAGTGACTCAGAAAAGACTTACTCAACCAAAATCGAAAAATTACATGGAATCAAAAGACAAGCTTCAGATGAAATAAAAGCTAATAGGCAACAGTTTCTCAACAATGTTTTAAACGAAGAAAGCAATGAGAAACCTTGGTACTGTAATGTCAGTGATCCTGAACAAGATATGGACTGCCACATAGGAATACTAAACACCTCAAAATCTAAATCGACTGATAATCTTTTGGACTCAGACTTCAACATAAATAAGAGGCACATACACAGTGTATCGGCAAAAAATGAAGTGCTTTGcaataatatattgaaaaatagttCTAGTAGTAGATTCAACACAGACTTTGATGacagaaataataacaatCAGACAGGATTGCACAAACCAagtataaatgaaattaatgaaaactgGTATGCAAGCACCAGCGATGCTGATGACACACCTTCAaacgaaatatataaaaataatccagtTCTAGAATGTGTTAATCAAATACTATTACAAAATTCTTTGGACGACAGCAGTAATGACAATTCGAAGTCTAGCGAAACGCCAAGTCCTAAGACATCAACTAAACGAGTCCAGTTTTCAACTCTAAATAGCATCACGTACGATGATAAAGTGAGATCTAATGGTAACAGCCATACTTTACCTCGTTCTGAAAAGAGAGTAAACAAAATTGTCAAATTCAGCTTGGAGACAGCGTCGGAACATAGCTATGAAGTACCGAACACAGCCCAAGGCTTTCAGTATGAAATACAAAGTATTTACAGCAATGAGTATGAAccaataattacaaaaagtgATGAATTGAAACCTGTGCCATCTACTCGACAAATATCACCAAATGATATACCGAGCATTCCTAAGATCAGAGGCTCTATAGTTAAAAACTTAGCGGCAAACATAGAGAATCGAAATAGCATAGAGAGAACTGATAATGATCTCGGCTCTATGAAAATATTCAACAAAAGAAAAGTGCCACGAACTCCTCCTGCACTGCCCCCGAAACCAAAGAATCTATCAGCAAAATGGAAAGCTGAAAACACTGTCAAACCATCGAGAGAATCATTAGACTCTGAAGCCGTTGCGGCTAATCAACGGGTTGCAGATGTTAAGTTGAGAAAAGTGGGACAAGTAGCAACTGTTAATAATGTAGAACCAGACTACTGCTCCATTTCAGAGATAAATGTTCCAGTAGTCAGTAATGGTAAAAGAGAGTTGCTACTCACACAGCCAACGGTAGAGATTCATAATGAACAATACCCAATCCATGCAGTAAGTCAAAAGAATAGTGTGGCTAAGGTTGTATCCTTGCCACGAATTCAAAACAAGATCAGTGACAAGGACATTCCAAAACTTCCTCAAGTCACTGAAATCATCATACCAGATGAAGATGATAAACCTAATCAAGAACAACTATTTCAGCATACTACAGACAGTTACTTGACAAACTTCAATATTCACTCTCTGCAACCGAAATTGGACCCTCGTGCTTCAATCCAAATGGGAAATACAGTGTCTTCCATCCtatcagaaataaataaaggaggCAAAAGTGGCAATAAGCAAATCAACTTGACTGATCTCGACCATCAGTTCAATCATGGGTCGGAAAAGACACAAACTCCAAATGCTGAGTTGAATAAAGCTGAGTATTTCGATGATATGGATAAGTTTGATTTGTCACAAAATTTTGAAGAATTCAAAATAGACGACGAACTCACCAGCATCGTTGCTGAGGAGTATCGGATCAGCTCCGGAAGTAGCGATGGTTCTGATGACGTAGTAACAGAACACTTACGCACCAATGTACCTGATAAAAATGATCAACAGAAAACTGTTATCAACAATGACAATGGAAATAATGAGAATTTTCTTGAACCAGAAAGTGCCTTAAACAAAGCGTCagcaaaaaacttaaaactatcAAATAAACCTGATCTCCTTTCAAACATAGAGAATTTAGAGACTGAATCTGTGAGAAATTCTGACATAGAGTCCAGCAACTCCTCTGGAAGCAACAGTGGGTCGTATAACACAGTGAAGTGCGAGCCCAGAatgattttgaataataattccGAAAATAATGTGAATAAGACTAAAGGCCCTTTCGACTTCTTCCTTGAGACATCTGGTCTTAGTACTAAGTCTATATTTACGCCAAGTAAAAATGGTATCAGGCCGCCTAGGCCACCCAGTGCTAACCACAAGAATGTGTTAAAACCTAAAGATATCAAGATGAGAGTAAAAAATCCAGTTACAACGAACAAAATCAACGAAAAGCCGATGTTGACAGCTATTAAATATTTCGAACCCtatgtttaa